TTCATGAACACAGCCTTCACCCCGTGCTGCTCTGACGGCAGCTTGTAGGGCGCAGTGGCCCGCAGCGCGGCGCTGAGGAAGGCGTGCTCCTTGGTCAGCAGGTAGGCCCGCACCAGCGTGGAGATGGCCTGGCCCTGCGCCATGGCTGAGTACCAGCCCGGGTCCAAGGACCTGAAGCCTTCCCCAAGCTTCCTGGTCACCATGATGGGCCAGCCGCCCCGCTCGTCCTGGTTCCTCACCAGCCAGTTGCTCGCCGCGAAGAAAGCCGCCATGTGCGCGGTGGCCGAGATGGTGACGTTGTCGAGGAATCCCCTCCCCTTCGCAATCAGCCTCACCACCTTCTTAGGCATTATTTTGGTCTGCTTGACGGCCTTGGTGTTGGACAGCCCCACGCCCTTGCGCAGGTCGGTCACCAGGTCCCGCGTGACGGTGCTCCAGGCGGTGCGGGCCCCGATGCCGTAGAAGATGTCGCGCTCCCTGAAGGCGATGAGCTGTGTGTTGGAGACGTAGTGCACCGTGAAGAGCTGGTTCTTCTCTGTGGTCTCCAGCACCACAGAAATGCTCCCATTGGTTACGAACTTGAGATcgaaagaaataatgaaatctcTGGTGTTCCCAAGCTGCAGGGAAACCCCCTCGGTGttctctgcaaaacaaataaacaaccgTTTGGTGGGAAAGAGctcatttctttaaagatatCAAAGATACAGAGCGCGGCGTCCGGAGGTAACCAGACAAAACTCAAATGCTTTTAGGCGAGCTGATCAATAATTCAAACAGCCTCTGCTTTCTGTACATGTATTATTTAATTAAGCATAAAAGTAAAGCCGTGAGCGATGGCTGCGGCGGGGAGCAACCCACAGTCACTGAGCGTGCCGGGggctcagcacacagcccaggcAGCCGCTGCTGGGAATCCAGGATTGgggcagaggaaagcagaggcaAGGAGAGTCAGGGGGGATTCCGCTGAGCCTCCAGGTGATGCTGGGAGGACACAGGCCAGGAATTTGGGGTAGGGTACGGCCTTAAGAAATACAGTCACAAACAGATCTTATCATTTagtagaaccacagaattgtgATGGTTGGAAACGCCCTCTGAgatccccaaccccaacccaccccactaCGCCccctgcccacgtccctcagtgctatAGCCCCATGGAACCCAGAAAGAAGAACATATTAGAAGTATTTATTAACCTCTCAGTTGGCAAAATTCAGTTCAGTTTAAAACACAACAATAAATAAAGCTCCCAGGCGGTGGCACCTAATGCAATAGCACCTAATGCAGCTAATGTGTCTGTAATGCCACGTGCAAATGCCACAGCTTTGAGGCTGACCAACActtaaaagatgttttaaatTAACAGCTTTCCATAGAACAAAACCCTCCCGTGGAAGACCACCGTTTCCATTCTTCTACCTCCTGACACGTAAAATATCCCATCATGAGCAAACAGAGGGCTGTGGCCACCAGCAATGGCTTCCCCATCTCCAACCACTCCCAGTGCATTTCATATCATGGGCACTTCTGCACCGTAGGTACCACTGTGCTGTGCACAGTTCCATGTAAATAACTTCTGGTGCCACAACAAAGTGAACTATAATGGGAAAAGGGGCTTTAAGAAGGAAACCTAAAGGCTGCATGTTCTTTCCACAGCCATCAGCGCCTCTAAAGCCATTACTTACAGCCATCTCAGAGAGTGGATGCAGACTGCAGCCTTCAGCCCTGCACATCACTCTGCCATCAATAAAGGATGAGGACAGAACACAaagcagctctttcagccttctCTCTCCCTGTATTTCTCTACTACAAAGACACGAGAGTGTTCGGCAGCTTTTCCCCAGAGGCCTGAGCCTAAGGTGCCAACTGCAAATTACTTCATTGTCTTTGTAAGTAATGGACTCATTAATTCTAATGGGTATTGATTGAGGAAAAACACATTACGTCCTTATCAACGAACCTGTCTGAGCACAAAGGAAACTCCTGCATGAAATAATCCACTTCTCAAAATAAACCTCTGCTCAGGATGAAGCAGAACAGGGGAAAGTCAAGCGGGTAACAGCAGGCATGTGGTGTGCAATGGGCACTGAGagcccacacacagccccacagagccaAGGCTATGGGGGTGTGGTGGGCCACCTCCCAGGGCCTGGTGGCAGTGGTACTGCAGCCTGGCAATGCcaccagcactgggagctgTTGGGGGGCTTTTGTTGCCCATCTGCCCATTAGGgggttttcctttcctcccttggAAAAATATTCATCACCTATATACGGTCACTGCAACACAGAAGCTGATTTAGTTATACTCAGAGAGGGTGAAGAACACAAGAAGTCATCCCTAACTGCCTGCactccctcttgctgcctcaTTAAGGCAACCTGGTTAAACCAGAATGAGGTCTGCATGGCCCTCAAACTGCAAAAATAGTGGCATCCCAATGAAGCGATGCAGGGTCCCAGCAGCAGTCCTGCATGGCACATCTGCTCGGGATGAAAACTGCCCCTCTCTGCCATCTCACATCATACCCAGCTTCACATACCAGCTCTTGCATtatgctccagcactgcaggctggaGTGCTTTGCTTCCATTCTGGGACCGAAGCAAGCAGGCTCAGGAAAtgtgagcacagctgctctgctgagctgcactgtAATATACCCACATATACCAATATACCCACatgtcttttaattaaaataaggaTGTTTCAAAGAGCAGTGACggagaaaaaacagtaaaaacaataaaatacacAACTCAATGATGTTTTCAGGTAAGGCCTTAAGGATGGAAAGCTGCTCCATACAAACAAAACCGGAAGAAATGGAGGAGAGCCCTCTGCTGAGCGAGCCAACCATCTGTCTGCCATAACCCACCTGGAGCAACAAAGTGTTTAACACTGGTGAACTTGGCTTTATCGGGCACTGTGGAAAGGGAGCAGCCCTTGGGCACGGTCCACTcggctgccctgctgcccctgTCCTTCTCCTCAGCCGTTTCGTACACCTCGATGTGCGGGGGTTTCTCCGTCAGGTTTTTGCTGTAGTGACTCAACCCGTACTGTGCGATCTGGATGGGATAGAAGTAGCCCTGAGGCCCCCACTGGGTGGATAAGGGCACACCTAGGAGAGAGGAGCAACGTGAGTGTTTCGTTGGCACAGTTTCACATGTCAGTGTTTGCAGTGCTGCACGCTGCCTTCCCCATTCCTTCCCCACCACCGATGTACTCCTGGCAGAcgtgagaatcacagaataactcaggttggaaaagaccttcaagatcatcaagtccaaccacaaagGTTAACAGGCTTCACCACCAGCTGGACTCAAGGAAAGTCCACTCACACAATGAACTGCCCCCAATGGCACTGGGATCTGCGATGGGGCAGAACTGAGCAGATGGGAAGGGCAGAGCAGTCCTTATTGTGGTCCTCCCATCTAACTGCATCCTGATGCATCATACTGATTTTAACATgcatttaaaacagattttcctcCCCAGCCCCCACACGACATCCCATATAACAAATCCCTTTGACACTGCATGCATCTTTTCAAGTTCAATGGCTGTGTTATTGCTGGACTGTGGTTTGAGTCACTTGGTGCTAAAGGAGGAACCTCCCAACCCTGAGCTGCCCCCATTACCTCTGCTGGGATGTGCCAATTAACCCAGCCACACACGTGCAAGACAAGGCAAACACACATTGCTTAGGATAGAATGGAGGAAAGCAGGATTCCCCAAAGCCCTACATTTTGTTTGGGGCAAATTCCCAATTGCAATGTAAGAATCCAAAGTGGGAATACAGCACCGTGACCCCCTTGCAGCACGTTTAGCACTGCAAGCTTTCATGTGCAtgtaagaagagaaaaaggaagatgcaAATAAACAAGTTGGCATTCGCACCACTCTCCCCTTTGGCAATGTCAAGCTCAGAAACTAATACTGCAGTGAAAATATTGCTTAAACTCAATGGGAAAAGCTACATTTTCATAcatatttctgtgcttcatGTTCCTAATAAATATCATCGATGGGGATGTGATGGTTTACTGCTGCCTGAAGAGAAAACCATCAGAGGAAATATTTGAGTCTCGTGTGCTATCGCTGCTCCTGGAAGCCAGCTCATTAGTGCTAAGCATCTGCAGTTAAAGGGTGCACTCGTTGAGActgaaagatgcaaaaaaaaaaaaaaaagaaatgtgctgGAAGAGCTTGACTTGAAATTCATACAAGATGACAAGATTAAATTCTCCAGGTCATAGGACGTAACAACGCATTAACCTTGCAGAAAGGGAGAAGGTGAAAATACAGCACGAGGTTTTCATCACGCAACAACGTGAGCGTTACCAGGGCTGGAAGCATGCGAGGCAAGAGCTAAACCTGGCTGAGTGTTTTAGTATTCAAACTCTTCGTCTACAAGCATTTCTTAGCCCTGTTTGCTGGCTGCTAACTATTGCCTTTACAATAGCCAGGCTCTGGCACAAGGATGGCTCTTAAAACACTTGCTGCAAAGAAAGGGAGGCCAATAGAGGAATAACCAAACAGTCAGGTGTGAAACGTGCCTGTTCCCTAAGCTGTATTCAGTCAGCAATTACTGCAATGAGAGGAAAGGAACCCCTCTCCCCAGCCTTCTGCACACAGAGGACACGTCGCTACTGGGATGTGCTCACACCTTTGGTAATGAAGGTGTTCCAGGAGGGCTCTGCCTAcaccctgctcccagcacacatcATCACACCACAGAAACAAGTGTAAGGAAAGTTCACAACTTGAGCTGAGAGATGTCAGCCCTTTTAACAGCCCAGCTTAATCACCACCGTATGTTACCCCTACCCAAAGCAgtccttttcccttctcagaAACCCATTTGGCGTTTGGACAAAGGATCTTGAACCAGAAGCGCTTGTTCGGCTGATGCCCAagtgaaaaagacaaattaacCTCAAAAAACAAGTTGATGTGATGCTGCAGACTGCACCACACCTCTTGATCCCCAATGCATTTTCATCCACGCTGTCGTGACAAAATTAGGAGTGCTTTGCATctcaaacaacaacagcaaatttCAAGAAGCATTTCAACCGAAAAGGAAAACGTGGAGCACAAACCTTCAACACCACTTATGCACTTCACTCTGTCTCGAACCTCTACGTTGTAGCCCTCGAAGGACATAAAGACCCCATCCGGGTGGTAAGGTGCTCTCTGTGTGTATACTTTGGAGTAGCTATGAGAGAATTCAAACCTGTCATAACCATCGTACTGAGCAATTTTCCCATAAACCTCAAAGTATTTCTCTACCCAGCTGAACGGCAGGAAGACCTCGctgccttccctcctccctttgATGGTGTGCTCGTCGTTGATCAGACAGTCTATCTCCTCATACTTCAGCCCCAAGGCTTTGTTGAAGCCTCCCACGACGGGAGGAGCCTTCTGCTGTTCCTGGGGCGATGCTTCCTCGCTCTGCTTGGCCACATCCCGTGCGGGGCCACTGCTGGCAGCGGCCGCGCGGCGCTCGGGGCCACCGGGGCTGCGGGGGAATGGGCCGGCCCCATCCGAGGAGCATCTGTTCCACAGCAGCACCGTCACCAGCGTGAAGAGAGCGCAGATGATGATCAGAGTCTTGTAGTTGACCCGAGCTGCCAAGCAACGCATATTCACACCATACCTGCAAAACAAAGGGAGAGGTGTTCAGGGAGCGCAGCCGAGCGGGCTTGGTGCAGGAACTACTGACACAACCGTGCGTTTGGGAAAGACCTTCGAGGTCCTCGAGTCCAACCATTGCATTTCTTGCTTTCGTTTGCTTGCTTAATGGACAATTGGGGGGTTCTATTTCTGAGCTTGATGCATAGTTGGATGTTGTGAGTCCAATCACCCATCCCTTGGTGCCACGGCTCCCGAATATcgccagggatggggactccagCACTTCCCTAAGCAGTCCATTCCAACGCTTGatcaaatttaaaaagaaataatcacagaataccCTGTGTTGGAACGGACCCATGAGGAATGCCAAATCCAATTCTTGACTCCACGCAGGGCAATCTAGGAATTAAACCAAGGTAAACTCAGCTGGCCCAACAGCAGTGCCCCaatgctccctgagctccagcagtgcagggCCATACGCACCACCATCAGGTGCAGAACCCTTCTtaacttcctccctgctgaGTTTACCCCAAGGCCCCTCTCTGCAGGCATCACTCAGCCACTTAGAACCATAAAATCCTTGCAGTTGGAATgaacctctgaaggccatccagtccaactcgCTGCAATgcacacagacagcacagctacatcaggctgcccagggcctgatccagccttgcctttaAAGCCTCCAGCGGAGGAGACTTTCCTCTTGTCCCCCACATTGTGTTGCACATCCAGGACCGTGCCATTCCACGCTCTCACCACCAATGAGAGGCTGAGCAGCCATCACAGCATCACCACAAACCTTCACCGTTCAGATGGAAAAACCACCACCGTGCCCAGAGCAACGAGAGGATTCCCAGTGGAACAGCCCCACAACCAAAGTCTGGAGTTCACACAGCtaaaaatcaccttttttttaaaaaaattattattattttcaaatggaaacaaTCAATTATCTCCCACCAGTCTTATGCTCCCGCACTGTAAGCACCATCTGGTCAGTTAAAACCGGACTTGAAAAGAGAAGTGTCTTATTTGCCAAAAGCCTGGCTTGCTGTAAGCTTTTAGAGAGCATAAATTTATATGTAATTGTATTTTTATGGAAACTCTGGCATAAGAATAAATCCAATTTTCTGCATCAGCAGATGGTTTTCAGTGATGATGCTTTTGGGATGACCTCAACAAACACGTTCTGCTCTTCTTACACACGGGGATAATTCACTCTTTAAAGAGCGAATAACATTTCTGACTCCTAGCTAGAAAACTCAACATTAATTAACTCATCTGGATTAGCAGGGGATGGGCAAAGGGATGGGGAACATCACCACCACGCTCTTC
This Lagopus muta isolate bLagMut1 chromosome 10, bLagMut1 primary, whole genome shotgun sequence DNA region includes the following protein-coding sequences:
- the GLCE gene encoding D-glucuronyl C5-epimerase isoform X1; this translates as MIRVWLEARRDGELRLAALGRNSLYGVNMRCLAARVNYKTLIIICALFTLVTVLLWNRCSSDGAGPFPRSPGGPERRAAAASSGPARDVAKQSEEASPQEQQKAPPVVGGFNKALGLKYEEIDCLINDEHTIKGRREGSEVFLPFSWVEKYFEVYGKIAQYDGYDRFEFSHSYSKVYTQRAPYHPDGVFMSFEGYNVEVRDRVKCISGVEGVPLSTQWGPQGYFYPIQIAQYGLSHYSKNLTEKPPHIEVYETAEEKDRGSRAAEWTVPKGCSLSTVPDKAKFTSVKHFVAPENTEGVSLQLGNTRDFIISFDLKFVTNGSISVVLETTEKNQLFTVHYVSNTQLIAFRERDIFYGIGARTAWSTVTRDLVTDLRKGVGLSNTKAVKQTKIMPKKVVRLIAKGRGFLDNVTISATAHMAAFFAASNWLVRNQDERGGWPIMVTRKLGEGFRSLDPGWYSAMAQGQAISTLVRAYLLTKEHAFLSAALRATAPYKLPSEQHGVKAVFMNRHDWYEEYPTSPSSFVLNGFMYSLIGLYDLKETAGEKLGKEARLLYERGMESLKAMLPLYDTGSGTIYDLRHFMLGTAPNLARWDYHTTHINQLQLLSTIDEAPIFKEFVRRWKSYLRGGRAKHN
- the GLCE gene encoding D-glucuronyl C5-epimerase isoform X3; protein product: MRCLAARVNYKTLIIICALFTLVTVLLWNRCSSDGAGPFPRSPGGPERRAAAASSGPARDVAKQSEEASPQEQQKAPPVVGGFNKALGLKYEEIDCLINDEHTIKGRREGSEVFLPFSWVEKYFEVYGKIAQYDGYDRFEFSHSYSKVYTQRAPYHPDGVFMSFEGYNVEVRDRVKCISGVEGVPLSTQWGPQGYFYPIQIAQYGLSHYSKNLTEKPPHIEVYETAEEKDRGSRAAEWTVPKGCSLSTVPDKAKFTSVKHFVAPENTEGVSLQLGNTRDFIISFDLKFVTNGSISVVLETTEKNQLFTVHYVSNTQLIAFRERDIFYGIGARTAWSTVTRDLVTDLRKGVGLSNTKAVKQTKIMPKKVVRLIAKGRGFLDNVTISATAHMAAFFAASNWLVRNQDERGGWPIMVTRKLGEGFRSLDPGWYSAMAQGQAISTLVRAYLLTKEHAFLSAALRATAPYKLPSEQHGVKAVFMNRHDWYEEYPTSPSSFVLNGFMYSLIGLYDLKETAGEKLGKEARLLYERGMESLKAMLPLYDTGSGTIYDLRHFMLGTAPNLARWDYHTTHINQLQLLSTIDEAPIFKEFVRRWKSYLRGGRAKHN
- the GLCE gene encoding D-glucuronyl C5-epimerase isoform X2 gives rise to the protein MVSPVPAELPANAWTYGRYGVNMRCLAARVNYKTLIIICALFTLVTVLLWNRCSSDGAGPFPRSPGGPERRAAAASSGPARDVAKQSEEASPQEQQKAPPVVGGFNKALGLKYEEIDCLINDEHTIKGRREGSEVFLPFSWVEKYFEVYGKIAQYDGYDRFEFSHSYSKVYTQRAPYHPDGVFMSFEGYNVEVRDRVKCISGVEGVPLSTQWGPQGYFYPIQIAQYGLSHYSKNLTEKPPHIEVYETAEEKDRGSRAAEWTVPKGCSLSTVPDKAKFTSVKHFVAPENTEGVSLQLGNTRDFIISFDLKFVTNGSISVVLETTEKNQLFTVHYVSNTQLIAFRERDIFYGIGARTAWSTVTRDLVTDLRKGVGLSNTKAVKQTKIMPKKVVRLIAKGRGFLDNVTISATAHMAAFFAASNWLVRNQDERGGWPIMVTRKLGEGFRSLDPGWYSAMAQGQAISTLVRAYLLTKEHAFLSAALRATAPYKLPSEQHGVKAVFMNRHDWYEEYPTSPSSFVLNGFMYSLIGLYDLKETAGEKLGKEARLLYERGMESLKAMLPLYDTGSGTIYDLRHFMLGTAPNLARWDYHTTHINQLQLLSTIDEAPIFKEFVRRWKSYLRGGRAKHN
- the GLCE gene encoding D-glucuronyl C5-epimerase isoform X4, which gives rise to MSFEGYNVEVRDRVKCISGVEGVPLSTQWGPQGYFYPIQIAQYGLSHYSKNLTEKPPHIEVYETAEEKDRGSRAAEWTVPKGCSLSTVPDKAKFTSVKHFVAPENTEGVSLQLGNTRDFIISFDLKFVTNGSISVVLETTEKNQLFTVHYVSNTQLIAFRERDIFYGIGARTAWSTVTRDLVTDLRKGVGLSNTKAVKQTKIMPKKVVRLIAKGRGFLDNVTISATAHMAAFFAASNWLVRNQDERGGWPIMVTRKLGEGFRSLDPGWYSAMAQGQAISTLVRAYLLTKEHAFLSAALRATAPYKLPSEQHGVKAVFMNRHDWYEEYPTSPSSFVLNGFMYSLIGLYDLKETAGEKLGKEARLLYERGMESLKAMLPLYDTGSGTIYDLRHFMLGTAPNLARWDYHTTHINQLQLLSTIDEAPIFKEFVRRWKSYLRGGRAKHN